The proteins below come from a single candidate division WOR-3 bacterium genomic window:
- a CDS encoding peptidylprolyl isomerase, with protein MNIKVKDFGDIVIKLYPEHAPKNVANIVKLTKKGFYDGLTFHRVIKGFVIQGGCPKGDGTGDPGYEIEDEISPTLKHLKGTVAMANRGPNTNGCQFYICLAPQPRLDGGYTIIGKVVEGMDVVEKIGDVKTGYMDRPVTKVVMEKVWIEEKE; from the coding sequence ATGAATATCAAAGTAAAAGACTTCGGGGATATCGTCATTAAATTATATCCGGAACACGCCCCAAAAAATGTCGCCAACATCGTGAAATTGACGAAGAAAGGTTTTTATGATGGTCTGACATTTCACCGGGTGATAAAAGGTTTTGTGATTCAGGGAGGCTGTCCCAAAGGAGACGGCACCGGTGATCCGGGTTATGAGATTGAGGATGAAATTTCACCGACACTCAAACATCTGAAGGGAACCGTGGCGATGGCTAACCGCGGACCCAATACCAATGGTTGCCAGTTTTATATCTGTCTTGCTCCGCAGCCGCGTCTGGACGGCGGCTATACCATCATAGGAAAAGTGGTGGAAGGGATGGATGTTGTGGAAAAGATCGGTGACGTCAAGACCGGTTATATGGATCGACCCGTCACTAAGGTTGTAATGGAAAAGGTCTGGATTGAAGAGAAAGAATGA
- a CDS encoding glycosyltransferase family 1 protein, whose product MKILLSSDSYYPHPGGVSEYMHFLGKYLEDLDNEVVILAPHYSEPYHDDLKTRRIGKCFFFNGNKATITFTFHHRLPILVRNFVRNERFDIIHTNGPIGWNLPYWALHYSRAVNVATFHTAFTGVNLYKFAKVFFKRMYHKKLHGVIYPSKTASLTTFPHFPIPYRIIPNGVDTERFHPEVKPLEKFPADRPKILFLGRLDPRKGLDKLLKAYPLIKKRIEDALLIVVGAGPLMEQYKEMVPRRLRESVYFEGRVTGEMIPRYYATCDIYVSPATGGEVFGIVLTEAMATARPVAASNIAGYNEVIEDGMNGLLFDQNNPYDIADKVIRILEDSRLRNRLSTNARNFAVKLSWRNIAARVMAYYESLLQRQRGSSIYGHKKEVR is encoded by the coding sequence ATGAAAATACTTCTATCATCTGATTCATACTATCCGCATCCCGGAGGCGTGTCAGAATATATGCATTTTCTCGGTAAATACCTGGAAGACCTCGACAATGAAGTCGTGATTCTGGCACCACATTATTCTGAACCGTATCATGATGATCTTAAGACAAGACGAATCGGAAAGTGTTTTTTCTTCAACGGGAACAAAGCGACGATCACCTTCACCTTTCATCATAGATTACCCATTCTGGTGAGAAACTTCGTGCGGAATGAAAGATTCGACATCATACATACAAACGGTCCCATCGGCTGGAATCTGCCTTACTGGGCGCTCCACTATTCCAGGGCAGTGAATGTTGCGACGTTCCACACCGCTTTCACCGGTGTGAATCTATATAAGTTCGCGAAGGTCTTCTTCAAGCGTATGTATCATAAGAAACTACACGGTGTAATCTATCCGTCGAAAACCGCTTCATTGACCACGTTTCCGCATTTTCCGATTCCCTACCGTATAATTCCAAACGGCGTCGATACCGAGCGATTCCATCCTGAGGTGAAACCCCTCGAAAAATTTCCTGCAGACAGACCGAAGATATTATTCCTGGGCAGACTCGATCCGAGAAAAGGGCTTGATAAGCTCTTGAAGGCGTATCCTTTGATAAAGAAGAGAATTGAAGATGCACTTCTCATTGTTGTCGGCGCCGGTCCTTTGATGGAGCAGTATAAAGAGATGGTTCCCCGCAGGTTGCGGGAATCCGTGTATTTTGAAGGGAGGGTGACCGGCGAGATGATTCCACGTTATTATGCGACATGTGATATTTATGTTTCACCCGCCACCGGCGGCGAAGTTTTCGGCATCGTCCTCACTGAAGCGATGGCTACGGCGAGACCTGTTGCAGCATCGAATATCGCCGGATATAATGAAGTAATTGAGGACGGAATGAATGGATTGTTATTCGATCAGAACAATCCCTATGATATTGCGGATAAGGTTATACGGATTCTGGAAGACAGCCGCTTGAGAAATAGATTGAGCACCAATGCACGGAATTTCGCCGTTAAACTTTCCTGGCGTAACATCGCTGCAAGGGTTATGGCTTATTATGAAAGTTTATTACAACGGCAGCGCGGTTCATCAATCTATGGCCATAAAAAGGAGGTAAGATGA